One window of the bacterium Unc6 genome contains the following:
- a CDS encoding 50S ribosomal protein L20, which yields MSRVKTNVARLKRRKRLLKSMKGAYLGRSKHYRHALQTKRRALVYATRDRKVKKRDFRQKWIVALNAACRANNIMYSSFINGLKKAKVELDRRVLAQIALNDPSSFTELTKTATSAKI from the coding sequence ATGTCAAGAGTAAAAACAAATGTAGCAAGACTAAAAAGACGAAAAAGACTTTTGAAAAGTATGAAAGGTGCATATCTTGGAAGGTCCAAACATTACAGGCATGCACTCCAAACAAAAAGAAGGGCCCTTGTTTATGCCACAAGAGATAGAAAGGTAAAAAAAAGAGATTTCAGGCAAAAGTGGATAGTTGCCTTAAATGCCGCATGCAGGGCGAATAATATTATGTATAGTAGTTTTATAAACGGACTTAAAAAAGCAAAGGTTGAATTAGATAGGAGGGTCCTTGCCCAGATAGCACTAAACGACCCCTCTTCATTTACAGAGTTAACAAAAACTGCGACATCTGCAAAGATATGA
- a CDS encoding 50S ribosomal protein L35, giving the protein MKKLKTVKAAAKRFRITARGKIIHSRSGHRHLLISKNRKRKRKISGVKQISNVEKKRILSLLPY; this is encoded by the coding sequence TTGAAAAAATTAAAAACTGTAAAAGCAGCTGCTAAAAGGTTTCGCATTACTGCAAGGGGGAAGATTATTCATAGCAGGTCCGGGCACAGACATCTTTTAATATCAAAAAATAGAAAAAGAAAGAGAAAAATTTCCGGTGTAAAACAGATAAGCAATGTTGAGAAAAAACGGATTCTTTCATTGCTACCATATTAA
- a CDS encoding translation initiation factor IF-3, with product MRINTQIRALQIRLIGANGEQIGIVTLSEGLRMAREQGLDLVEVAPNATPPVCRVMDFKKFKYEQEKRTREAKKKQHSSDVKEIKIRPKIAEHDYLVKLKYMEGFIKKGKRVKITMTFRGREMIHMEKGRLTLDRFIQDSSGWTGIEKAPVQDGRNIVVVLKPK from the coding sequence ATAAGGATTAACACACAAATAAGGGCACTTCAGATTCGTCTTATAGGTGCAAATGGTGAGCAGATTGGTATTGTTACGTTATCAGAAGGATTAAGAATGGCAAGAGAACAAGGTCTTGACTTGGTTGAGGTTGCTCCCAATGCAACACCCCCTGTTTGCAGGGTAATGGATTTTAAAAAGTTTAAATACGAGCAGGAGAAAAGAACAAGAGAGGCAAAAAAGAAACAACACTCTTCTGATGTAAAAGAGATAAAAATCAGGCCAAAGATTGCAGAACATGATTATCTTGTAAAACTTAAATATATGGAAGGTTTTATAAAAAAGGGCAAAAGAGTGAAGATAACAATGACTTTCAGAGGTAGAGAAATGATACATATGGAAAAAGGGCGGTTAACTCTTGACAGGTTTATCCAGGATTCTTCCGGGTGGACTGGAATTGAAAAAGCACCTGTTCAGGATGGTAGGAATATAGTTGTTGTTTTAAAACCCAAATAA